The segment CCAATAGCTACAGAAATGTAGAAAGATTTACAGCTACTGAAGCATAATTTCTAGAGAGGGATTAGAGATGACCTTCACCTTCAAATTCTGAGGTAAAATTTGACGCACCTCGATTGAGACAGTTGCAGTTGATGACTGAAAACCAAGATGGCCACATGACAACCTGTCTTGCTTGATAGAGGAGCTTTCTTTTGCttcttttccctttttttaagtgaaaaatGATCAGGCTGGTAGTGTGAATTTCTGTGACAGGATTTAAAACTTATAAGTAGTTGTCAGTTGAAGACGTATCTCTTGTGTCATTTTGAGCAGCTGTCTCGATGCGAGACAGGGGCAGGCCTTGgtcatttgttttaaatgtaaccATTTGTCATAAACAATTATTTCTTAGGTATAAATGTGTTAACAGCTGCCCTTCACTTTGCATAAACACATTACTTCatcttgacaattttttttctctattcatCAAGGGGCAGAtggaaattttaattaatgtatgtaattcatatatatttgaagCTGCTTTCAATAAACAGTTTGCTAATCTAGTCTTATTTTTGGTTTATTTGAATTGCAatgcaatataaatatttccttataaaagCTATTCAATACATTTAAGTCTTTATTTCTTTACTTACAGGTTGCATTAAGAAATTTTCATCTCATAGAGGGAACAAATATACACAAACAAAGGTACAATTCTCTCTTATTAGTTAATCTTAATTACTTATGTTTACAATTGTTAATGAATTCATGTAAACAGATTAAAAGACAAAAGGAACAGAATTGTTGTTGTATAGCGAAAGGTTTATCACCTGGCTTCTTGGgaaaacttttgaaatataaGTTCTGTTTAAAACCAATAAGATTTCTAAacagtttttatacaaaaccaaATAACAGTCAATTGAAAAGACCTCCAAGAAGATTCAGGTTTATAATAAAGTACATTAgagatttttgagaaaaaaaatctgctttAAACCTGTTATGCTGAGTTaatatttagaaccattttaacaagaccttgggcTTTcggtaggacgtagctatctattttttgcttcaaaacaagttaaaaatgacgcggtttcaagcgaaatagaCACCGATTGCgcagtcttagctcaaaagccagacaaatcttgttgatttcaaagagccatggctgaatgggcagcaatgaaatagacagacctacgtcacattgctgtttgacacaactaacgaaagtccaagctcttgttaaaatggttctaaaataCTGGTAATTCATTTTTTACTGAGATATTTGGTGTGTATTTCAGATGGAGGAGGAGGTCTATGATATGCATGTGTGTCTGGTCTGCCAGTCCACAGTAGTAGGCCTCATCAACTATGTCAACCACAAGAAATACGACTGTCCGGGGAGAAAACTACCCACTCCCACATCTTCCAGCAATTCCTCCAGCCAAACTCAGGTCCAGGTGTCAAACAGCACCACCCAGATACCATCCCAGGCCGTGGAGACGGTGGTGGTAGCCAGTGACAAGTCAGAGGAATACATGCAGCATCTGGGAGGGCTGCACCTGCTGGCCAGTCAGTGTCAACCGACGTCTGAACAGGAGAGAGCTCTAGCTTCCTCAGAGGCACCCCTCCATCAATCCGAGGCAACCTTGTCGACAGAATGCACAAGTCTGAACTCGGATCCCATTCCTCAAAACCTGATGATGCAGCACAGCGGCGTTGGTCAGAATCTGGTCATTCAGCAAGAGAGCCTTCCAAACTCTCAACCATCTGTAACAATTTCCGAGCAAGATTTGTCTGTTGTCATTGATTTCTCCACTGTGAAGAATGACATATTTAGTCCAAGTAATGGTCACGGTGTGGATCCAAATGAGGTGATGAATGATGCTGGGAGTAAGGATAAGCCAAATTTCTTCTCTTCTCTTGCCCTTCAAAGTAAATCTTCCACGTCTAAAGAGTCTGGACAGAATGAAAGCATGTTTGATGATCAAGGTCATAATAGTATAAATGAACTTCCAATCTCAAACATTCTCAATAGTCTTAATTTCAGTGATGATGATTTAGATTTTGATGAAGATTTCTTAGAGGAAGCATTTTCTGACGATTCCGAAGATGAACATCCACCTCCAGATTACACTCATGGAAAGTGGAAGCCAGGTGAAAGTCCCCATCAAACCAAAGGCGGAAAGTGGAGATCACAAAGGACTATTATCAGTACTGGTGGAAAGTGGAAACCAGGCATGGATAGAGAAGTTGGCGGAAAAGGAAAAGGCAAGCATGCAAAACCCAAAACTAGTGAGACTGCTTCAGACTATTACTGCAACTCTTGTAACATAAGTTTCAAATCTAGATTCACATATTCTGCTCATTGTAATGGCAAAACgcataagaaaagaaaaagatctGGGAAAAAGATTTACGAAGATGCAGAGGAATCAGTGGCAGAAGAAGTGGAAGGGACTGTAGAAGATTCTGGGTCAAAGGTTGAAGATGAAAAGGAAAGTAAAGAGGAAACTGCAACATCTGCCCCAGTACCATCAGAGACTGCCACAAAGGAGGAGGGGGAGGAAGCCCCTAGCGTTAAGGAAAGCGAAGAAGCAAAAGTTGCTGAGGAACCAGTGAAACGTGAACGGGAAGTTATTGAACCAGAGTGCAAAATATGTGATCAAAAATTTGCCAACTTGTATGTATTAACAAGACACTTGTTGTCCAGGAAGCATAAGAATAGGACTAAAGGAGAGAAAGATACGATCAGGATTCTTGACCAGTACCATAAATTCATTGTAAGACTTAGTCCTTTTCAATGTGGACTATGTCAGTACTATTTCAACCAAGAAAGTGATTTAGTTGTTCACTTGAAAGAAAGTGGACATAGAAATCAATGTAAGAAACTGCCAGGAGAATTGATCTGTACAATGTGTCAGTACAGCAGTCATGCCAACGAGGATTTGGTCGATCACATGACAAATAACTTGAGTCACAGAGAAGCTGCATTGAAAGGGAGGAAACTCTGcataatcaaagaaaaatgGTTCATGGCAGCATGCAAGttttgcaaaaagaaaatgCACTCAAGAGTTCACATGAAAAGACACATCAGATCAAAGCACAAAAAGGAGCTCAACCCTGTAGGTCACATCATTGGGGACTGTCAGATAGATGAAGTTGGCGATTTCTCCTGTGCAGAATGCAACAATAGAAAGTTTAAGACATACAATGCCTTTGTGATTCACATGAATCGACGGCATGGAGACAGTGATGCAGCTATATGCGAACTCTGCAACAAAGTGTTGTCTGGAAGAAACAGCTTCTCACAGCACATGAAGAGCAAGAAACATAAGAAGAAGGAGATGATGAGGTACTTGGCAAATAAGGGAGGTAAGAAGGAAGAAAAATCAGAAGACGTGAAAGAGGAAAATGATGTGAAGGAGGAAGACATTGAGAAGGAGATGAAAATTGAGGAGACCAAAAAAGAGGTGGAGGAAGACGAGGGTAATGAATATACCAAGCTAAAATACAATACCCAGAAACCAGATGTTCCAGGAATGTATGAGCGAGCGCACAACAATCACCATTTGAAAAAGCCTAGAGGGCCCTACAAGAAACGAGGCAGAAAACCAGCAGACAAACCGGTGCAAGAGAAGGTCTTCAAGTGCAACCACTGCGATTTCATGGTCAACAAGTACGCTGATCTCAGACCTCATTACATGGATGTTCATTCCAAGGAAATTCTTGTCTGCGAGCTTTGTGACATAACTTTCCTCAATGAGAAAGCTCTCAAGCTCCACTACTCTGGTAAGCAGCACCAAGCCAATTTAGCTCATGTGGAGGACAACAACACAAATATGGAAGGGGAGACCAGCATCTACCATTGTCACATTTGTAATAAGAGGTTCACAGACGAAGCCTGGAAGCAGTTCCACATTGATGTGTATCATCTACATCCAAACTCTGAGGAACTGTTGGTGAAGGAGCTAGGAAGACCAGACATCACTTGGGAGAAGTACAAGGACTTCCTAGAGAGGGTGAAGAATTGTGAACGCAACGAGAGGATACCTTGTATTGAGTGTAATAAGGAATTGAAGAAGGATTACATGTTGGAGCACCTTCGTCTGCATTCCGGTGATCGACCATTTAAATGTCGCTATTGCAGCCAGGGTTTTATGTCGCCACTGTCCCTTAGGCGTCACCTGCTGACTCACTTAGGGTTGACGGAAAGGAGTTGTGATATTTGTGGGAAAAAGTACAAGAAGGTAGAGTCCTATCGTGAACACATGAGGCAGCATGCGATGGAAAAACAGGGAGTTCAGAAGCTGATGTGTGATGTATGCGGCATGTCTTTTTACCTCCAAAGGCAGCTGAAGCACCATATGCGCAGACATGGAGAGAAAAAGTTCAAATGCACAGAGAAAGATTGCCATTGGAGTTTTTATTTTGCCAATGAACTTGATGCTCACATGAAATCCCATACTAAGCTCCGCCCCTTCCTCTGCGACCAGTGTGGATATTCAGCTGGGACAAAGAATAGACTTTTACGCCACAGTCGAACACACACTGGCGAGAGGAATTTTCATTGCGAATACTGCACCTACAAGGCCGGTACCAGGACTCATCTTCGACGTCACATGAGAATTCACATAGGTTCTAAACCTTACAAGTGTCCATATTGTGATTATTCTTGTAACACTCATGAAAACATTCGCAAGCACATCatgaaaacaaagaaacatGAAGGATTGTTCATCTATCCCTGCAAGTTTTGTGAGTGGGGTTCGAACACTGTCAATGAATTCCGTGCCCACTCGAAACTCAATCATCCTGAACATTATGATGATGAAAAATACGAAGGCATAGCAGCTGTTATGGGCCTGTATGTGAAAGAAGAAGACCTACAAAAACCCACAGAAGGAATGAAAATCAACCCTGTCAAGGAACGCAAGCCAAGGGAACCTTCCTACCAACCTcctcagaaaaaaatcaaatcagagAGTATGATTCAAACCCTAGAAGAGCCTGTTCTGGTCGTTCCAAGCTACTCTCAAGAGGAAGTGGTAGAGCATTATGGGACTGTAGACTACCATGTTGCGTACAACGGTCAGAATGATACAGACATCAATCGTCCATGGAATCCCACTTCCCAACTTGAAACAGAGCGAGCTGTCCGTACTGTTATTGTTCCTTCCACTGCTGGGGAAACTGTGATTACTTACGAGTATGAGACAAGGGAGGTTAATCCAAATGGACCTCGAATAACAGGAGAACTTTTCTACACCAGTTAACTATGAGCGTTTCTGTAAAATTTGCAGTTTTTGATGTATTTTCCTTTgtaagattgttttttttttcttttatcctttttatcaaatcattttGTTTCATGCAGGTTTGAGAGATGCATTGTTATAACTAAGTTGATGCAAgaatcaaatgttttaaagtgatttaaaaattccttttttactAAAGAGGGGAAAATCAATTATGCATATTAtgattgcattaatttttttttcaagtgtttATGGTGAATTTTTCTTTGCATTACTGAGTGCCAGGTTGTTCCATGTATAGACTATTCACGCTGAtagtttgggtttttttgagtgataaattgacaattaattataataaagtgTACTGCAAAGATGTTAATTTCCCATATATCTTTATTACAtgtcttaaaattttgaattataatcTGAACTTATTTTTACTTGCCTTCTTTTAAATTGGGTAGGGTACAGTGGACAGCAACATGTATtgttattatattaattaaaaactatGGATGAAAATTATGGGTCTTTGAACTTTTTAATACATTCACAGCATTTCCTTTTTACATATGAATtgttagtgattttttttctttatttgtgccataattaaacattttatctGCAACTACAAATTTGTACATCTTTTGTAATCCTTTATTATCAGAATTTGAATGTATTCatgaaactttgaaaaaaaaaaatgaattgaattatcaacaaatcatatgttttgttattgatttttcaaaatggagAAGAAATAGGGCCAGTTTAGAGGCTTGTGATTAAAATGTGCATTGTATTCTCATAGCTTGATCAGTATGGCTGGCTTTGCTCTTGTGTATGCAGGTTCAAGTTTATTGGTGAATAATATGTAGGCCCTGCACATTGTGGCAAGGTTATGTGTAGACTGAAATGAACTATTTTTGATAATCATTGCAAATATGTCgctaattttaaattgtaagttAATCAGAATGAAGTCATCTTTTATGCAACTTtgaaaattgtgtaaaaattggtTAGTTTAACCAACTGTTGATAATCATGTATTAATGATTTGTATTTAATCTGTAAACTACCACATTAAACTGTTTTACATAATAATCAATCGGAGTTATATGTTTATTGATCATAGGGATTCCTCCGGAGAGTTAGTAACAACAGGAAAACTGCCACAATGCTCAGAAAATGCTGAAAGATCTTagattattttacattaatgtaacaaaaatatttacaatgtttaccaAGAGAACAGAAAAATATGGGTGGGAAAAAACTGGCAGgatttaaggtacctcactacacctagtcttatactttttaagacactacgtcacaagatggtgatttaaatgttttgctaaactgtttatatcgttcgattaggttgtatatcgtcgtaggtcagtggttaaagtattgggcttctgaaccgcagatcatgagttcaaatccgcctggagcttttgttcacgTTTACTGAatcaaattttcgaaaatgtaatttttcacccaaaattgcacatttttttgcctgtttgacttaaatacttcttatccattatgatatctatcataatcaagtaattttctgctgatttgagaaaatatttcaaggtgtagtgagccaccttgtCGCCGGGTGGCGTTGCGGCTCCAAAATAATAACGTTCAATAGGTTTACGTAGCTTTTATTCAGGTGATTTTACAGATAAATTTCCAATTCTTCAACAGACTTGAGATTAAGGTACAAAAAGGGAtctgaaatataaatgaaatgataaatacacagataacattattttactcATAGTTGCATTTTACTGCGCATTACTCTACTAAATACATTTTCCTGTATTTACACTTATATTTGCACATTTTGCTGTACATAATTTTACTACTTTACTACATATACTTTACTTTACACAATCACTAGACTCGTACACGTACTTCACTTTCATATACTTGTGTActacataaatacatttattttacggCAACTACTACGCGCCTTACTCTGAAATACATGCCACATATGTTTACATCACAACAATACACATACTTTTACTTTATACTTAATAGTTTTCGTATGAGCAAATACTCATTATCACACATTACTTCGAAATACTTCCAAATTACTCacggaaaatataaaacaagattATCTGGCCATTTTAGGAATAAAATACGGCATTAAATccgtttcattaaaataaaaacaaacttaccCAGAATAGTTGGACTCTGGTCAGTTATACTtatacattacatgtaggatGAAATGAGGGAGCTGGTAGAAAACGTCCGCTCTCTCCAATTGCTACGCCCAGACTGAATTCTTAAATGCACGGGATTAGAACCCGCCTAGTAAAACCGGCTGAGTGAGCTTTAAACTATGGAAAGCAACTCCAACAATAAATTAGTAACATTATAAACGTAGCACAAAATGTATGGAAAGTAATTAGGGACGTAAATTGTGACACACCTTAATCCAAAACATTGATATGCTCATTAATCTGTTCCAATGAGCTATCCGAGACTCATTTCAAACTGAAGtaatttttcttgtaaaaatatGCAGTGTATTCTGTGGGGAACAATACACTGATTTTATTAACCATTTAAAATTTGTGGAAATAAGACCGAATATAGAACGAAATCATTAGGGTTTGCTCTGTTGACTACCTATTGTGATCAGTTTGTTTGTTGGTCTGAGATCACTTGTCTCGAGTGTATTTTCTCCCCTtagcccaatctggctcatacttcactgACAGAGTGCCTTAGGATAAAGGGTTTGCAGTGACCTTGATCCATGTTTCTAGGTCTAAGGTTAAAGTCAGCATAATTTTGagcaaaatttttgaaaaatccttTTGTTCAAATATTCTATCCCCTTGGTCAATCTGCCCCATGCTCCACCTCAAGAGTGTCCTTGGGTAAATGGTGGGCAGTTACCTTGAACCAAATTTCTTTGTCTAGGGTCGAGGTCATATCAGAACACACAAAAATCATTGTTCAGATTTAATACATCTACTCTCCACTTTACCCTATCTGACTCGTACTTAGCATAACAAAGCTTTTCAGTGAAAGGTTGAGCAATGGTCTTAACCTATGTTTCTAGATCATATGTGAAGGTCCAGTTTTGTACCATAATCTTGCTCAGATTAAACCTAAAGGATGCCTGTAGGTAAGGTGTGAATTTAAGTTCTTTGCCACTTGaaaaaagtatgtcaattttttttcttttttccctatatatttcattgaaatcaagactgatgttatttttttttccagatttttatgaaatgcaGTTCCCATGCTTCTGGTACCAGTGCATCATTTTTTCTAAGAGCAACTTTTTTGCACTGCATTTATTATATGTGGAATTCTTTATCAGAAATTTCTTAACAAAGGAAACATCCTAACTTTACAAATACAAGGAGAAACCTCTAGATTACAAGTACAGTGTACCTACTGGTGTTTAACACAAAACAGTTGGACAAAAGATAACCAATACCATTTGGACTAgcatttatattttgttcatgaTTGACAAACAACAAATATGCAAGGCACACATTCATTTGTATCCAATTGctaaaataattccacatagcACAGCTATTGTAAAATTTCATACCTTTGGGCAAGtatttaacaacaacaaaattttgatcaacaAATTAGCAAATGCTTAAGCACAGATGATTtacatttgaatataaaacaatttttcttaaatatcaaaatttacaaacaataactaagaatttttaaaacaaacagaaGGTACATTTCAATACAATGAAAGTAACAAAGGTGAGAGAAtgcaaatgaaataatttaagacatgaaatgttaaatatacatgtaggtataaaGTAAAAGTTAATATTGCAGGTATAATGCCAGGTACTTCTCACAACATGCATGAACTCATGTTTGTTGGGATTTTATTTGACAATACTGAATAACTAACATTAAGAGAAACCAAACGAAGCACAAATCATAATTTAAACCttagaattaaataaattacaCACCATTTATAACAATGCCTGCATTATCTGATGGTTCAAGAAacacttaacaaaatattttgatgccATTTCCAATGTAcatcatacattttataaagtATTTAATGTGTCAAAACAGGTACTGACAAATACTAACAAACAAGCACACACTGAAATTGTTACCCTTTtctatttataaaatgtgttatGTAAATTGAACAATGAACGGCCTATACTTTGTATCTTGTTTACAGGTACAGCTTACATCTTGATAAATAATCTACCGGGTATTCTACTGAAAAACATTGGGCCCTAGTTTTCAGATACTGGAAGATAACCTTAATATAGAAAGATCAATAAAATAATCAGATCAATAATCTCTATAACATCGAACAGGTGTGAATACCacctttaaaatttatatcttttatcTTATTgcgtacatgtaatatttgaaaCACAATTCAAagattcatatacatgtactattttttAGAGGGAAAAATATGCATTTAccggtaattatttttttcttgcagAAGCAGTAGCCATACCAATAGACTGTTATGGTATGTACAGTGTTAAGCcaaaataaatcaagaaaatataGTGTTCCGATTCTTGTCTACAGCAACATagcattccaaaaaaaaaaatctcatacatgtaaacataataaattaaaaacagtcCTCTCTTGTTCTATTGCACAGTCACTCAGTTCATGTACaggaaaataaaaagaatctACATTGGTCTTGTAAgatatgtgtacatatgcaaAACTAAATCATGGAATAAAAATATAAGAGCATATTAAAACATTCACTTTTCTTAAGGTAAAATGTATCAAAAGATGGAGTGCTAGAAATGATGGTCATGGGTACAGAAAAAGTAGTGCTAACAAAACACACTTTGAACGTTATATTTTGGATGAGATCCAAAGCTTTGTTTCTTATTTGCTTTAGTCATAGTAATGCCTTATTCAAAGTTACTTCTCTTATCTTAGCaaagatgtaaacataaaatcttttacttgtcaactgtttttaaaactaattttgtttcTGGGCCCATTTGAAATCATCATCTCTTGGTTTATTTCCAGTTGTTCTTTCGATGACATCTTCTAGAAATGTCCAAAATCCGATTTTCTCCAGCGGATAGTTAAGCCACCCGGTGGTGATACAGAAGTAAGTTTCGTGGGGTGCCACATGGTGAATACGGTGGTGCTTTTTCGGAAGGATTATGTGCATATCTTGGAGGAACGTA is part of the Magallana gigas chromosome 3, xbMagGiga1.1, whole genome shotgun sequence genome and harbors:
- the LOC105329577 gene encoding zinc finger protein 62, yielding MEEEVYDMHVCLVCQSTVVGLINYVNHKKYDCPGRKLPTPTSSSNSSSQTQVQVSNSTTQIPSQAVETVVVASDKSEEYMQHLGGLHLLASQCQPTSEQERALASSEAPLHQSEATLSTECTSLNSDPIPQNLMMQHSGVGQNLVIQQESLPNSQPSVTISEQDLSVVIDFSTVKNDIFSPSNGHGVDPNEVMNDAGSKDKPNFFSSLALQSKSSTSKESGQNESMFDDQGHNSINELPISNILNSLNFSDDDLDFDEDFLEEAFSDDSEDEHPPPDYTHGKWKPGESPHQTKGGKWRSQRTIISTGGKWKPGMDREVGGKGKGKHAKPKTSETASDYYCNSCNISFKSRFTYSAHCNGKTHKKRKRSGKKIYEDAEESVAEEVEGTVEDSGSKVEDEKESKEETATSAPVPSETATKEEGEEAPSVKESEEAKVAEEPVKREREVIEPECKICDQKFANLYVLTRHLLSRKHKNRTKGEKDTIRILDQYHKFIVRLSPFQCGLCQYYFNQESDLVVHLKESGHRNQCKKLPGELICTMCQYSSHANEDLVDHMTNNLSHREAALKGRKLCIIKEKWFMAACKFCKKKMHSRVHMKRHIRSKHKKELNPVGHIIGDCQIDEVGDFSCAECNNRKFKTYNAFVIHMNRRHGDSDAAICELCNKVLSGRNSFSQHMKSKKHKKKEMMRYLANKGGKKEEKSEDVKEENDVKEEDIEKEMKIEETKKEVEEDEGNEYTKLKYNTQKPDVPGMYERAHNNHHLKKPRGPYKKRGRKPADKPVQEKVFKCNHCDFMVNKYADLRPHYMDVHSKEILVCELCDITFLNEKALKLHYSGKQHQANLAHVEDNNTNMEGETSIYHCHICNKRFTDEAWKQFHIDVYHLHPNSEELLVKELGRPDITWEKYKDFLERVKNCERNERIPCIECNKELKKDYMLEHLRLHSGDRPFKCRYCSQGFMSPLSLRRHLLTHLGLTERSCDICGKKYKKVESYREHMRQHAMEKQGVQKLMCDVCGMSFYLQRQLKHHMRRHGEKKFKCTEKDCHWSFYFANELDAHMKSHTKLRPFLCDQCGYSAGTKNRLLRHSRTHTGERNFHCEYCTYKAGTRTHLRRHMRIHIGSKPYKCPYCDYSCNTHENIRKHIMKTKKHEGLFIYPCKFCEWGSNTVNEFRAHSKLNHPEHYDDEKYEGIAAVMGLYVKEEDLQKPTEGMKINPVKERKPREPSYQPPQKKIKSESMIQTLEEPVLVVPSYSQEEVVEHYGTVDYHVAYNGQNDTDINRPWNPTSQLETERAVRTVIVPSTAGETVITYEYETREVNPNGPRITGELFYTS